A single genomic interval of Sebastes umbrosus isolate fSebUmb1 chromosome 11, fSebUmb1.pri, whole genome shotgun sequence harbors:
- the LOC119496471 gene encoding CUGBP Elav-like family member 3 isoform X4: MKEADAIKLFVGQIPRNLEEKDLKPIFEQFGKIYELTVIKDKYTGMHKGCAFLTYCARESALKAQSALHEQKTLPGMNRPIQVKPADSEGRGEDRKLFVGMLGKQQSDEDVKRLFEPFGSIDECTVLRGPDGTSKGCAFVKFQGHAEAQAAINSLHGSRTMPGASSSLVVKFADTEKERGLRRMQQVASQLGIFSPMTLNFPAYNAYTQAVNAQLVQQQALVAQSAYLSPVATVASLQMQQMAALNANGIIATPITPITPSSGTNTPPTIAATPVPALPPPLGVNGYSSLQAQTNGQQATEALYTNGVHAYQAQSPAALDPLQQAYAGMQHYTAAYPAAYGLVGQPFPQQQTLVAQQHQQPQQQQQREGPEGCNIFIYHLPQEFSDSEMLQMFLPFGNVISAKVFVDRATNQSKCFGFVSFDNPASAQAAIQAMNGFQIGMKRLKVQLKRPKDANRPY, encoded by the exons ATGAAGGAGGCCGACGCCATCAAGCTGTTTGTGGGGCAGATTCCCCGGAATCTGGAAGAGAAGGACCTCAAGCCCATCTTTGAGCAGTTCGGGAAGATCTATGAGCTAACTGTGATTAAGGACAAATACACTGGCATGCACAAAG GATGTGCGTTTCTGACGTACTGCGCGAGAGAGTCGGCGCTGAAAGCCCAGAGCGCTCTACACGAGCAGAAAACACTACCAGGG ATGAACCGGCCAATCCAGGTGAAACCAGCTGACAGCGAGGGCAGAGGAG AGGACAGGAAGTTGTTTGTGGGCATGCTGGGAAAGCAACAGAGCGACGAGGACGTCAAAAGACTGTTTGAGCCCTTTGGCAGCATAGACGAGTGCACTGTGTTGAGAGGACCCGACGGCACCAGCaaag GGTGCGCTTTTGTAAAATTCCAAGGACACGCTGAAGCCCAGGCTGCCATCAACAGCTTGCATGGAAGCCGCACAATGCCT GGAGCGTCGTCCAGTCTGGTGGTGAAGTTTGCCGACACAGAGAAGGAGCGGGGGCTGAGGAGGATGCAGCAGGTGGCCTCCCAGCTCGGCATCTTCAGCCCCATGACCCTCAACTTCCCCGCCTACAACGCCTACACGCAGGCGGTCAACGCACAG CTTGTCCAACAGCAGGCCCTGGTTGCCCAGTCAGCGTACTTGTCTCCTGTGGCAACAGTTGCCTCCTTACAGATGCAGCAGATGGCGGCGCTCAATGCCAACGGAATCATTGCCACACCCATTACGCCCATCACGCCGTCCTCGG GTACTAACACTCCACCAACCATCGCAGCGACACCTGTGCCAGCTCTCCCTCCGCCGCTAGGAGTGAACGGTTACAGCAGTCTGCAGGCCCAAACCAATGGACAGCAAGCAACAGAAGCACTATACACCAATGGCGTTCACGCATAtcaag CTCAGAGTCCAGCGGCCCTGGACCCCCTACAGCAAGCGTATGCAGGCATGCAACACTACACAG CGGCCTATCCTGCTGCCTACGGATTGGTCGGGCAGCCGTTCCCCCAGCAGCAAACACTGGTTGCCCAGCAACACCAGCAGCcccagcaacagcagcagagagaag gtccaGAGGGCTGTAACATCTTCATCTACCACCTGCCTCAGGAGTTCAGTGACTCCGAGATGCTGCAGATGTTCCTGCCCTTTGGCAATGTCATCTCAGCTAAGGTGTTTGTTGACCGAGCCACCAACCAGAGCAAATGTTTCG GATTTGTGAGTTTTGACAACCCAGCCAGTGCTCAGGCTGCCATCCAGGCCATGAACGGCTTCCAGATCGGCATGAAAAGACTGAAAGTGCAGCTCAAAAGGCCCAAAGATGCCAACCGCCCATACTGA
- the LOC119496471 gene encoding CUGBP Elav-like family member 3 isoform X6: MNRPIQVKPADSEGRGEDRKLFVGMLGKQQSDEDVKRLFEPFGSIDECTVLRGPDGTSKGCAFVKFQGHAEAQAAINSLHGSRTMPGASSSLVVKFADTEKERGLRRMQQVASQLGIFSPMTLNFPAYNAYTQAVNAQLVQQQALVAQSAYLSPVATVASLQMQQMAALNANGIIATPITPITPSSGTNTPPTIAATPVPALPPPLGVNGYSSLQAQTNGQQATEALYTNGVHAYQAQSPAALDPLQQAYAGMQHYTGWSAYPAAYGLVGQPFPQQQTLVAQQHQQPQQQQQREGPEGCNIFIYHLPQEFSDSEMLQMFLPFGNVISAKVFVDRATNQSKCFGFVSFDNPASAQAAIQAMNGFQIGMKRLKVQLKRPKDANRPY, from the exons ATGAACCGGCCAATCCAGGTGAAACCAGCTGACAGCGAGGGCAGAGGAG AGGACAGGAAGTTGTTTGTGGGCATGCTGGGAAAGCAACAGAGCGACGAGGACGTCAAAAGACTGTTTGAGCCCTTTGGCAGCATAGACGAGTGCACTGTGTTGAGAGGACCCGACGGCACCAGCaaag GGTGCGCTTTTGTAAAATTCCAAGGACACGCTGAAGCCCAGGCTGCCATCAACAGCTTGCATGGAAGCCGCACAATGCCT GGAGCGTCGTCCAGTCTGGTGGTGAAGTTTGCCGACACAGAGAAGGAGCGGGGGCTGAGGAGGATGCAGCAGGTGGCCTCCCAGCTCGGCATCTTCAGCCCCATGACCCTCAACTTCCCCGCCTACAACGCCTACACGCAGGCGGTCAACGCACAG CTTGTCCAACAGCAGGCCCTGGTTGCCCAGTCAGCGTACTTGTCTCCTGTGGCAACAGTTGCCTCCTTACAGATGCAGCAGATGGCGGCGCTCAATGCCAACGGAATCATTGCCACACCCATTACGCCCATCACGCCGTCCTCGG GTACTAACACTCCACCAACCATCGCAGCGACACCTGTGCCAGCTCTCCCTCCGCCGCTAGGAGTGAACGGTTACAGCAGTCTGCAGGCCCAAACCAATGGACAGCAAGCAACAGAAGCACTATACACCAATGGCGTTCACGCATAtcaag CTCAGAGTCCAGCGGCCCTGGACCCCCTACAGCAAGCGTATGCAGGCATGCAACACTACACAGGTTGGT CGGCCTATCCTGCTGCCTACGGATTGGTCGGGCAGCCGTTCCCCCAGCAGCAAACACTGGTTGCCCAGCAACACCAGCAGCcccagcaacagcagcagagagaag gtccaGAGGGCTGTAACATCTTCATCTACCACCTGCCTCAGGAGTTCAGTGACTCCGAGATGCTGCAGATGTTCCTGCCCTTTGGCAATGTCATCTCAGCTAAGGTGTTTGTTGACCGAGCCACCAACCAGAGCAAATGTTTCG GATTTGTGAGTTTTGACAACCCAGCCAGTGCTCAGGCTGCCATCCAGGCCATGAACGGCTTCCAGATCGGCATGAAAAGACTGAAAGTGCAGCTCAAAAGGCCCAAAGATGCCAACCGCCCATACTGA
- the LOC119496471 gene encoding CUGBP Elav-like family member 3 isoform X1: MKEADAIKLFVGQIPRNLEEKDLKPIFEQFGKIYELTVIKDKYTGMHKGCAFLTYCARESALKAQSALHEQKTLPGMNRPIQVKPADSEGRGGLSEDRKLFVGMLGKQQSDEDVKRLFEPFGSIDECTVLRGPDGTSKGCAFVKFQGHAEAQAAINSLHGSRTMPGASSSLVVKFADTEKERGLRRMQQVASQLGIFSPMTLNFPAYNAYTQAVNAQLVQQQALVAQSAYLSPVATVASLQMQQMAALNANGIIATPITPITPSSGTNTPPTIAATPVPALPPPLGVNGYSSLQAQTNGQQATEALYTNGVHAYQAQSPAALDPLQQAYAGMQHYTGWSAYPAAYGLVGQPFPQQQTLVAQQHQQPQQQQQREGPEGCNIFIYHLPQEFSDSEMLQMFLPFGNVISAKVFVDRATNQSKCFGFVSFDNPASAQAAIQAMNGFQIGMKRLKVQLKRPKDANRPY, translated from the exons ATGAAGGAGGCCGACGCCATCAAGCTGTTTGTGGGGCAGATTCCCCGGAATCTGGAAGAGAAGGACCTCAAGCCCATCTTTGAGCAGTTCGGGAAGATCTATGAGCTAACTGTGATTAAGGACAAATACACTGGCATGCACAAAG GATGTGCGTTTCTGACGTACTGCGCGAGAGAGTCGGCGCTGAAAGCCCAGAGCGCTCTACACGAGCAGAAAACACTACCAGGG ATGAACCGGCCAATCCAGGTGAAACCAGCTGACAGCGAGGGCAGAGGAG GCCTCTCAGAGGACAGGAAGTTGTTTGTGGGCATGCTGGGAAAGCAACAGAGCGACGAGGACGTCAAAAGACTGTTTGAGCCCTTTGGCAGCATAGACGAGTGCACTGTGTTGAGAGGACCCGACGGCACCAGCaaag GGTGCGCTTTTGTAAAATTCCAAGGACACGCTGAAGCCCAGGCTGCCATCAACAGCTTGCATGGAAGCCGCACAATGCCT GGAGCGTCGTCCAGTCTGGTGGTGAAGTTTGCCGACACAGAGAAGGAGCGGGGGCTGAGGAGGATGCAGCAGGTGGCCTCCCAGCTCGGCATCTTCAGCCCCATGACCCTCAACTTCCCCGCCTACAACGCCTACACGCAGGCGGTCAACGCACAG CTTGTCCAACAGCAGGCCCTGGTTGCCCAGTCAGCGTACTTGTCTCCTGTGGCAACAGTTGCCTCCTTACAGATGCAGCAGATGGCGGCGCTCAATGCCAACGGAATCATTGCCACACCCATTACGCCCATCACGCCGTCCTCGG GTACTAACACTCCACCAACCATCGCAGCGACACCTGTGCCAGCTCTCCCTCCGCCGCTAGGAGTGAACGGTTACAGCAGTCTGCAGGCCCAAACCAATGGACAGCAAGCAACAGAAGCACTATACACCAATGGCGTTCACGCATAtcaag CTCAGAGTCCAGCGGCCCTGGACCCCCTACAGCAAGCGTATGCAGGCATGCAACACTACACAGGTTGGT CGGCCTATCCTGCTGCCTACGGATTGGTCGGGCAGCCGTTCCCCCAGCAGCAAACACTGGTTGCCCAGCAACACCAGCAGCcccagcaacagcagcagagagaag gtccaGAGGGCTGTAACATCTTCATCTACCACCTGCCTCAGGAGTTCAGTGACTCCGAGATGCTGCAGATGTTCCTGCCCTTTGGCAATGTCATCTCAGCTAAGGTGTTTGTTGACCGAGCCACCAACCAGAGCAAATGTTTCG GATTTGTGAGTTTTGACAACCCAGCCAGTGCTCAGGCTGCCATCCAGGCCATGAACGGCTTCCAGATCGGCATGAAAAGACTGAAAGTGCAGCTCAAAAGGCCCAAAGATGCCAACCGCCCATACTGA
- the LOC119496471 gene encoding CUGBP Elav-like family member 3 isoform X3, with protein sequence MKEADAIKLFVGQIPRNLEEKDLKPIFEQFGKIYELTVIKDKYTGMHKGCAFLTYCARESALKAQSALHEQKTLPGMNRPIQVKPADSEGRGEDRKLFVGMLGKQQSDEDVKRLFEPFGSIDECTVLRGPDGTSKGCAFVKFQGHAEAQAAINSLHGSRTMPGASSSLVVKFADTEKERGLRRMQQVASQLGIFSPMTLNFPAYNAYTQAVNAQLVQQQALVAQSAYLSPVATVASLQMQQMAALNANGIIATPITPITPSSGTNTPPTIAATPVPALPPPLGVNGYSSLQAQTNGQQATEALYTNGVHAYQAQSPAALDPLQQAYAGMQHYTGWSAYPAAYGLVGQPFPQQQTLVAQQHQQPQQQQQREGPEGCNIFIYHLPQEFSDSEMLQMFLPFGNVISAKVFVDRATNQSKCFGFVSFDNPASAQAAIQAMNGFQIGMKRLKVQLKRPKDANRPY encoded by the exons ATGAAGGAGGCCGACGCCATCAAGCTGTTTGTGGGGCAGATTCCCCGGAATCTGGAAGAGAAGGACCTCAAGCCCATCTTTGAGCAGTTCGGGAAGATCTATGAGCTAACTGTGATTAAGGACAAATACACTGGCATGCACAAAG GATGTGCGTTTCTGACGTACTGCGCGAGAGAGTCGGCGCTGAAAGCCCAGAGCGCTCTACACGAGCAGAAAACACTACCAGGG ATGAACCGGCCAATCCAGGTGAAACCAGCTGACAGCGAGGGCAGAGGAG AGGACAGGAAGTTGTTTGTGGGCATGCTGGGAAAGCAACAGAGCGACGAGGACGTCAAAAGACTGTTTGAGCCCTTTGGCAGCATAGACGAGTGCACTGTGTTGAGAGGACCCGACGGCACCAGCaaag GGTGCGCTTTTGTAAAATTCCAAGGACACGCTGAAGCCCAGGCTGCCATCAACAGCTTGCATGGAAGCCGCACAATGCCT GGAGCGTCGTCCAGTCTGGTGGTGAAGTTTGCCGACACAGAGAAGGAGCGGGGGCTGAGGAGGATGCAGCAGGTGGCCTCCCAGCTCGGCATCTTCAGCCCCATGACCCTCAACTTCCCCGCCTACAACGCCTACACGCAGGCGGTCAACGCACAG CTTGTCCAACAGCAGGCCCTGGTTGCCCAGTCAGCGTACTTGTCTCCTGTGGCAACAGTTGCCTCCTTACAGATGCAGCAGATGGCGGCGCTCAATGCCAACGGAATCATTGCCACACCCATTACGCCCATCACGCCGTCCTCGG GTACTAACACTCCACCAACCATCGCAGCGACACCTGTGCCAGCTCTCCCTCCGCCGCTAGGAGTGAACGGTTACAGCAGTCTGCAGGCCCAAACCAATGGACAGCAAGCAACAGAAGCACTATACACCAATGGCGTTCACGCATAtcaag CTCAGAGTCCAGCGGCCCTGGACCCCCTACAGCAAGCGTATGCAGGCATGCAACACTACACAGGTTGGT CGGCCTATCCTGCTGCCTACGGATTGGTCGGGCAGCCGTTCCCCCAGCAGCAAACACTGGTTGCCCAGCAACACCAGCAGCcccagcaacagcagcagagagaag gtccaGAGGGCTGTAACATCTTCATCTACCACCTGCCTCAGGAGTTCAGTGACTCCGAGATGCTGCAGATGTTCCTGCCCTTTGGCAATGTCATCTCAGCTAAGGTGTTTGTTGACCGAGCCACCAACCAGAGCAAATGTTTCG GATTTGTGAGTTTTGACAACCCAGCCAGTGCTCAGGCTGCCATCCAGGCCATGAACGGCTTCCAGATCGGCATGAAAAGACTGAAAGTGCAGCTCAAAAGGCCCAAAGATGCCAACCGCCCATACTGA
- the LOC119496471 gene encoding CUGBP Elav-like family member 3 isoform X2 — protein sequence MKEADAIKLFVGQIPRNLEEKDLKPIFEQFGKIYELTVIKDKYTGMHKGCAFLTYCARESALKAQSALHEQKTLPGMNRPIQVKPADSEGRGGLSEDRKLFVGMLGKQQSDEDVKRLFEPFGSIDECTVLRGPDGTSKGCAFVKFQGHAEAQAAINSLHGSRTMPGASSSLVVKFADTEKERGLRRMQQVASQLGIFSPMTLNFPAYNAYTQAVNAQLVQQQALVAQSAYLSPVATVASLQMQQMAALNANGIIATPITPITPSSGTNTPPTIAATPVPALPPPLGVNGYSSLQAQTNGQQATEALYTNGVHAYQAQSPAALDPLQQAYAGMQHYTAAYPAAYGLVGQPFPQQQTLVAQQHQQPQQQQQREGPEGCNIFIYHLPQEFSDSEMLQMFLPFGNVISAKVFVDRATNQSKCFGFVSFDNPASAQAAIQAMNGFQIGMKRLKVQLKRPKDANRPY from the exons ATGAAGGAGGCCGACGCCATCAAGCTGTTTGTGGGGCAGATTCCCCGGAATCTGGAAGAGAAGGACCTCAAGCCCATCTTTGAGCAGTTCGGGAAGATCTATGAGCTAACTGTGATTAAGGACAAATACACTGGCATGCACAAAG GATGTGCGTTTCTGACGTACTGCGCGAGAGAGTCGGCGCTGAAAGCCCAGAGCGCTCTACACGAGCAGAAAACACTACCAGGG ATGAACCGGCCAATCCAGGTGAAACCAGCTGACAGCGAGGGCAGAGGAG GCCTCTCAGAGGACAGGAAGTTGTTTGTGGGCATGCTGGGAAAGCAACAGAGCGACGAGGACGTCAAAAGACTGTTTGAGCCCTTTGGCAGCATAGACGAGTGCACTGTGTTGAGAGGACCCGACGGCACCAGCaaag GGTGCGCTTTTGTAAAATTCCAAGGACACGCTGAAGCCCAGGCTGCCATCAACAGCTTGCATGGAAGCCGCACAATGCCT GGAGCGTCGTCCAGTCTGGTGGTGAAGTTTGCCGACACAGAGAAGGAGCGGGGGCTGAGGAGGATGCAGCAGGTGGCCTCCCAGCTCGGCATCTTCAGCCCCATGACCCTCAACTTCCCCGCCTACAACGCCTACACGCAGGCGGTCAACGCACAG CTTGTCCAACAGCAGGCCCTGGTTGCCCAGTCAGCGTACTTGTCTCCTGTGGCAACAGTTGCCTCCTTACAGATGCAGCAGATGGCGGCGCTCAATGCCAACGGAATCATTGCCACACCCATTACGCCCATCACGCCGTCCTCGG GTACTAACACTCCACCAACCATCGCAGCGACACCTGTGCCAGCTCTCCCTCCGCCGCTAGGAGTGAACGGTTACAGCAGTCTGCAGGCCCAAACCAATGGACAGCAAGCAACAGAAGCACTATACACCAATGGCGTTCACGCATAtcaag CTCAGAGTCCAGCGGCCCTGGACCCCCTACAGCAAGCGTATGCAGGCATGCAACACTACACAG CGGCCTATCCTGCTGCCTACGGATTGGTCGGGCAGCCGTTCCCCCAGCAGCAAACACTGGTTGCCCAGCAACACCAGCAGCcccagcaacagcagcagagagaag gtccaGAGGGCTGTAACATCTTCATCTACCACCTGCCTCAGGAGTTCAGTGACTCCGAGATGCTGCAGATGTTCCTGCCCTTTGGCAATGTCATCTCAGCTAAGGTGTTTGTTGACCGAGCCACCAACCAGAGCAAATGTTTCG GATTTGTGAGTTTTGACAACCCAGCCAGTGCTCAGGCTGCCATCCAGGCCATGAACGGCTTCCAGATCGGCATGAAAAGACTGAAAGTGCAGCTCAAAAGGCCCAAAGATGCCAACCGCCCATACTGA
- the LOC119496471 gene encoding CUGBP Elav-like family member 3 isoform X5 gives MKEADAIKLFVGQIPRNLEEKDLKPIFEQFGKIYELTVIKDKYTGMHKGCAFLTYCARESALKAQSALHEQKTLPGMNRPIQVKPADSEGRGGLSEDRKLFVGMLGKQQSDEDVKRLFEPFGSIDECTVLRGPDGTSKGCAFVKFQGHAEAQAAINSLHGSRTMPGASSSLVVKFADTEKERGLRRMQQVASQLGIFSPMTLNFPAYNAYTQAVNAQLVQQQALVAQSAYLSPVATVASLQMQQMAALNANGIIATPITPITPSSATPVPALPPPLGVNGYSSLQAQTNGQQATEALYTNGVHAYQAQSPAALDPLQQAYAGMQHYTGWSAYPAAYGLVGQPFPQQQTLVAQQHQQPQQQQQREGPEGCNIFIYHLPQEFSDSEMLQMFLPFGNVISAKVFVDRATNQSKCFGFVSFDNPASAQAAIQAMNGFQIGMKRLKVQLKRPKDANRPY, from the exons ATGAAGGAGGCCGACGCCATCAAGCTGTTTGTGGGGCAGATTCCCCGGAATCTGGAAGAGAAGGACCTCAAGCCCATCTTTGAGCAGTTCGGGAAGATCTATGAGCTAACTGTGATTAAGGACAAATACACTGGCATGCACAAAG GATGTGCGTTTCTGACGTACTGCGCGAGAGAGTCGGCGCTGAAAGCCCAGAGCGCTCTACACGAGCAGAAAACACTACCAGGG ATGAACCGGCCAATCCAGGTGAAACCAGCTGACAGCGAGGGCAGAGGAG GCCTCTCAGAGGACAGGAAGTTGTTTGTGGGCATGCTGGGAAAGCAACAGAGCGACGAGGACGTCAAAAGACTGTTTGAGCCCTTTGGCAGCATAGACGAGTGCACTGTGTTGAGAGGACCCGACGGCACCAGCaaag GGTGCGCTTTTGTAAAATTCCAAGGACACGCTGAAGCCCAGGCTGCCATCAACAGCTTGCATGGAAGCCGCACAATGCCT GGAGCGTCGTCCAGTCTGGTGGTGAAGTTTGCCGACACAGAGAAGGAGCGGGGGCTGAGGAGGATGCAGCAGGTGGCCTCCCAGCTCGGCATCTTCAGCCCCATGACCCTCAACTTCCCCGCCTACAACGCCTACACGCAGGCGGTCAACGCACAG CTTGTCCAACAGCAGGCCCTGGTTGCCCAGTCAGCGTACTTGTCTCCTGTGGCAACAGTTGCCTCCTTACAGATGCAGCAGATGGCGGCGCTCAATGCCAACGGAATCATTGCCACACCCATTACGCCCATCACGCCGTCCTCGG CGACACCTGTGCCAGCTCTCCCTCCGCCGCTAGGAGTGAACGGTTACAGCAGTCTGCAGGCCCAAACCAATGGACAGCAAGCAACAGAAGCACTATACACCAATGGCGTTCACGCATAtcaag CTCAGAGTCCAGCGGCCCTGGACCCCCTACAGCAAGCGTATGCAGGCATGCAACACTACACAGGTTGGT CGGCCTATCCTGCTGCCTACGGATTGGTCGGGCAGCCGTTCCCCCAGCAGCAAACACTGGTTGCCCAGCAACACCAGCAGCcccagcaacagcagcagagagaag gtccaGAGGGCTGTAACATCTTCATCTACCACCTGCCTCAGGAGTTCAGTGACTCCGAGATGCTGCAGATGTTCCTGCCCTTTGGCAATGTCATCTCAGCTAAGGTGTTTGTTGACCGAGCCACCAACCAGAGCAAATGTTTCG GATTTGTGAGTTTTGACAACCCAGCCAGTGCTCAGGCTGCCATCCAGGCCATGAACGGCTTCCAGATCGGCATGAAAAGACTGAAAGTGCAGCTCAAAAGGCCCAAAGATGCCAACCGCCCATACTGA